One Vanessa cardui chromosome 22, ilVanCard2.1, whole genome shotgun sequence DNA window includes the following coding sequences:
- the LOC124539273 gene encoding protein wingless-like isoform X2, translating to MLSDKMVQVLQTGAQQAVEECQHQFRNSRWNCSTVENSTDIFGGVLKFKSRESAFVHALSAAALAHAVARACSRGELNECSCDARVRKRTPRHWQWGGCSEDIRYGEKFSRDFVDVKEDKESDEGIMNLHNNEAGRRAVRGRMQRVCKCHGMSGSCSVRVCWRRLPQLRIVGDSLSTRYEGASHVKIVERKRGKNIRKLRPIHADMKKPNKTDLVYLEDSPDYCEPNDELGILGTRGRTCNRTSAGLDGCRLLCCGRGYQTRVRDHEEKCRCRFVWCCRVHCEICRSKRDHHVCN from the exons GTTCTCCAAACTGGAGCCCAGCAAGCTGTCGAAGAATGTCAGCACCAATTCCGTAATAGCCGTTGGAATTGCAGCACCGTTGAAAACAGCACTGATATATTTGGTGGAGTGCTGAAGTTTA AATCCCGTGAATCTGCATTCGTCCATGCCCTCTCGGCGGCAGCATTGGCCCATGCGGTGGCGCGTGCATGTAGCCGAGGCGAATTAAACGAATGTTCTTGTGATGCCCGCGTGAGAAAACGCACTCCTCGACATTGGCAGTGGGGTGGATGTTCTGAG GACATAAGATATGGCGAAAAGTTTAGCCGGGATTTCGTAGACGTTAAAGAGGACAAAGAAAGCGATGAAGGAATAATGAATCTACATAATAATGAAGCTGGTCGCAGG GCTGTTCGTGGTCGAATGCAACGTGTCTGCAAATGTCATGGTATGTCCGGTTCATGTTCAGTACGAGTGTGCTGGCGTCGTCTCCCACAACTAAGGATCGTGGGTGACTCTTTAAGTACAAGATATGAGGGCGCTTCGCATGTTAAg ATTGTAGAAAGAAAAAGAGGGAAGAATATCAGGAAATTGAGACCAATCCACGCGGATATGAAGAAACCGAACAAAACTGACTTAGTTTACCTCGAGGATTCCCCTGATTATTGCGAACCTAACGATGA ACTCGGAATTCTCGGAACTCGTGGAAGAACATGTAACAGAACATCTGCTGGATTAGATGGCTGTCGACTGCTATGCTGTGGACGCGGATATCAGACCAGAGTCAGAGATCACGAGGAGAAGTGCAGATGTCGTTTCGTATGGTGTTGTCGAGTCCATTGCGAGATATGTCGGTCAAAACGTGACCACCACGTTTGCAACTAA
- the LOC124539272 gene encoding chitin deacetylase 8-like has product MKLASVALFLTLVAFVYARELELAEPCDEDICKAPMCRCSSVDIPGGLAPRDTPQFVTLTFDDAITVSNVPTYRSLLYNRRNRNNCPIGATFFLAHEYTDYILVNELYNRGFEIALHSISHKADQEYWRDASYETLMLEIGDQKRQVAHFANIPINSIHGLRSPFLQMSGNTTYQMMSSAGLTYDLSWPTIEYTDPGLWPYTLHYQSIQDCIIPPCPTASLPGPWIIPMISWSDLQGVPCSMVDTCYYNPGPDNEEGWFNLILKNFERHYLKNRAPFGFYIHEWYVNINPGLHRALIRFLDMINNLNDVFMVNANEVIDWVKNPIPVDQYASRQCKSWTPTQCTQTACNAITANHTEKIYYLNVCTNCPNEYPWLNNPLGE; this is encoded by the exons ATGAAGCTCGCTTCTGTTGCATTATTTTTGACGCTTGTTGCGTTTGTTTACGCAAGAGAACTTGAATTGGCCGAACCATGCGATGAAGATATCTGTAAAGCGCCAATGTGCCGATGTTCCTCTGTCGATATTCCAGGAGGATTAGCACCCAGGGATACACCTCAG TTTGTCACTTTAACATTTGACGATGCGATCACTGTCAGCAATGTACCCACATACAGATCACTTCTGTACAATCgaagaaatagaaataattgtcCCATTGGCGCTACATTTTTCTTAGCTCATGAATACACTGATTATATATtggtaaatgaattatataacagAGGTTTCGAGATCGCTCTGCACTCGATATCCCATAAAGCCGACCAAGAATACTGGAGAGATGCTTCATATGAAACACTCATGCTAGAAATTGGTGATCAGAAACGTCAAGTTGCTCATTTCGCAAACATACCCATTAATTCTATTCATG GATTACGAAGTCCGTTCCTTCAGATGTCCGGTAATACAACTTATCAAATGATGTCAAGCGCTGGTCTTACTTACGACTTGAGTTGGCCCACTATCGAATACACTGATCCTGGTCTTTGGCCATATACTCTCCATTACCAATCTATTCAAGACTGCATCATTCCTCCTTGCCCCACCGCTTCTCTTCCTGGTCCTTGGATCATTCCCATGATTTCATGGTCCGACTTACAAGGAGTGCCCTGCTCAATGGTAGACACTTGTTACTACAA tcCAGGTCCAGATAATGAAGAGGGGTGGTTTAACCTCATTCTTAAAAACTTCGAAAGGCATTATCTCAAAAATCGAGCTCCTTTCGGTTTTTACATCCACGAGTGGTACGTTAATATAAACCCAGGACTACACAGAGCATTAATTCGCTTTTTGGACATGATCAACAACCTAAATGATGTGTTTatg GTAAATGCCAATGAAGTCATCGACTGGGTGAAAAACCCCATCCCTGTCGATCAATATGCCAGTAGACAGTGCAAAAGCTGGACTCCTACTCAGTGCACACAAACAGCTTGCAATGCTATTACGGCCAATCATACAGAG AAAATCTACTACTTGAATGTCTGCACTAATTGTCCGAATGAGTATCCCTGGCTGAACAACCCTCTTGGAGAATAG